In Herpetosiphonaceae bacterium, one DNA window encodes the following:
- a CDS encoding DinB family protein: protein MNIRDILTLYDYNYWATRRILAASMQVSPEQFMAPTAHSFGSLRGTLVHALDGECAWRMLCHHQTIAFFGALKEDAFPTCDVLARRWYEEERAMREYLALLTDDDVNAYVRYTTPEGEKRERLLWHCLLHVVNHGTQHRSEAAAILTGYGSSPGLLDFTAFLNEQHG from the coding sequence GTGAACATTCGCGACATTCTGACACTCTACGACTACAATTATTGGGCGACACGACGGATCTTAGCAGCCAGCATGCAGGTAAGCCCGGAGCAGTTTATGGCCCCAACCGCTCATAGCTTCGGGAGCCTGCGCGGCACATTAGTACATGCGTTAGACGGTGAGTGTGCCTGGCGCATGCTGTGTCACCACCAGACCATCGCATTCTTCGGGGCGCTGAAGGAAGATGCGTTCCCGACCTGCGACGTACTGGCGCGGCGCTGGTATGAGGAAGAGCGCGCCATGCGGGAGTATCTCGCGCTCCTCACCGACGATGATGTGAATGCGTATGTGCGCTACACGACGCCTGAGGGGGAAAAGCGGGAACGGCTGCTGTGGCATTGCTTGCTGCATGTCGTCAACCATGGGACGCAGCACCGGAGCGAAGCCGCAGCGATCCTGACAGGGTATGGCTCCTCACCGGGATTGCTCGATTTCACGGCCTTCTTGAACGAGCAGCACGGATAG
- a CDS encoding condensation domain-containing protein, giving the protein MTSWQQVFDDTYRRASPATQPTLNLSGWTSSYTGAPIPEAEMRAWVDQTVARIAALRPRRVLEIGCGTGLLLFRIAPSCERYVGTDLSQAALEHIQAQLSALDLSQVALVHRAADQLGELQPGTFDTVILNSVVQYFPSVGYLLRVLEAATRLVAPGGHVFVGDLRSLPLLELFHTSVEFFRAPDTLPTLRLHQRIRRGLAQEQELAIDPAFFHALARHLPGISHLDLQLKRGTSHNELTKFRYDAVLRVGSAEPICEDVPRLDWREQALTIADLRRHIAATEPERLLITGVPNARLSGDLQIAAALARPDRPATTGELRSAVASVREAPAVDPEDAWSVGEQLGYTTTLGWSGSGPLGSFDLLLSRQAGPEAGAVAAPAADSIQRPWSTYANNPLHSKLERRIVPALRSYLKERLPEHMVPSAIVLLDALPLTPNGKLDRSALPAPIPMVIDLDSDDLAPRTPTEQMLAAIWCDVLGLEQVSITSNFFALGGDSIHSIQVVFKANRAGLLLTPRHLFQHQTIAELAAAVDALPASGAERDAAPGMVSPGQPSVADGSAPDDATLIRRTQHDIDRMSGQGGDIEDVYPLGPLQDHLLSQYLAAPQPGLYLVQRVDAMPGPLDRAAFERAWQQLAARHAILRTSFSWEQEPQPLQVVHTHTSLPLAYQDWRGVPAVEQQERLMAYLDADRQRGIELRQPTPIRVCLAQVADDAWQVIFSFNYMCLDGWSLGLLLNEFSTLYAAYATHREVELAPTQAYADYIAWVQQQDLQKAERFWKTALSGMCPAPSLIQSVPGNRPGQAEGFTRQHRTLHADTTDMLQTIARAHRITLNTLVQAAWALLVSDYTGAEDVVFGVVVSGRPTELAGADAIVGPTLNILPLRVQVPRASALLTLLQHLREHHVTMSQYEYTPMRKLREWLELPHDGLLFDSYLIFQNLGVVQNPTRLFFAQMEYPLRIDVFPGPAIVVSMSYHRPCFDDATISRMLQRFQALLDAIARGPEQRIEVLLRF; this is encoded by the coding sequence GTGACGAGCTGGCAGCAGGTCTTCGACGATACTTATCGGCGGGCGAGCCCGGCGACGCAGCCCACGCTTAACCTGAGCGGCTGGACCAGCAGCTATACGGGAGCGCCGATCCCGGAGGCGGAGATGCGCGCCTGGGTCGATCAGACCGTTGCGCGGATCGCAGCGCTGCGACCCCGACGAGTCCTGGAGATCGGCTGTGGAACCGGGCTGCTGCTCTTCCGTATCGCGCCGTCGTGTGAGCGCTATGTGGGAACCGACCTCTCGCAGGCCGCGCTTGAGCACATCCAGGCCCAGCTATCGGCGCTGGATCTCTCCCAGGTCGCGCTGGTCCACCGCGCGGCGGATCAGCTTGGCGAGCTTCAGCCGGGCACGTTCGACACGGTGATTCTCAACTCGGTCGTGCAGTATTTCCCCAGCGTTGGCTACCTGCTGCGCGTGCTGGAAGCAGCCACGCGGCTGGTCGCGCCCGGCGGGCACGTCTTTGTCGGCGATCTGCGGAGCCTCCCGCTCCTGGAGCTGTTTCATACCTCGGTGGAGTTTTTCCGCGCGCCCGACACGCTGCCGACTCTTCGGCTGCACCAGCGCATCCGGCGCGGCCTGGCCCAGGAGCAGGAGTTGGCGATCGATCCCGCCTTCTTCCACGCCCTGGCCCGGCATCTGCCAGGCATCAGCCATCTCGATCTGCAACTCAAGCGCGGCACCAGCCACAATGAGCTGACGAAATTCCGCTACGATGCCGTCCTGCGCGTTGGCTCAGCGGAGCCGATCTGCGAAGACGTGCCGCGTCTCGACTGGCGTGAGCAGGCGTTGACGATCGCAGATCTCCGGCGGCACATCGCGGCGACCGAGCCGGAGCGCCTGCTGATCACGGGCGTGCCCAATGCCCGCCTCAGCGGCGATCTCCAGATCGCGGCAGCCCTGGCGCGTCCGGATCGGCCAGCGACCACGGGCGAGCTTCGATCCGCCGTGGCGTCGGTCAGGGAAGCGCCCGCCGTCGACCCGGAGGATGCCTGGTCGGTGGGCGAGCAGCTCGGCTATACCACCACACTCGGCTGGTCTGGCTCCGGCCCGCTCGGCAGCTTTGATCTGCTGCTCTCGCGCCAGGCAGGACCGGAGGCGGGAGCCGTGGCAGCTCCAGCAGCGGATTCGATCCAGCGCCCGTGGAGCACCTACGCGAACAATCCGCTGCACAGCAAGCTGGAGCGGCGGATCGTTCCGGCGCTGCGCAGCTACCTCAAGGAGCGTCTGCCGGAGCATATGGTGCCCTCGGCGATCGTGCTGCTCGACGCGCTGCCGTTAACGCCAAACGGCAAGCTGGACCGCTCGGCGCTGCCTGCGCCGATCCCGATGGTCATCGATCTTGATTCGGACGATCTCGCGCCACGCACGCCGACCGAGCAGATGCTCGCCGCCATCTGGTGCGATGTGCTGGGCCTGGAGCAGGTATCGATCACCAGCAACTTCTTCGCGCTGGGCGGCGATTCGATCCACAGTATTCAGGTGGTCTTTAAAGCCAATCGCGCCGGACTCTTGCTCACGCCCAGGCACCTGTTTCAGCATCAGACGATCGCCGAGCTGGCAGCAGCCGTGGATGCGCTGCCAGCTTCCGGGGCCGAGCGGGATGCAGCACCAGGCATGGTTTCGCCGGGACAGCCGAGCGTGGCAGACGGATCAGCGCCCGATGATGCTACCCTCATCCGCCGTACGCAGCACGACATCGATCGCATGAGCGGCCAGGGCGGCGACATCGAGGACGTGTATCCGCTGGGGCCGCTTCAGGATCATCTTCTGTCGCAATACCTGGCCGCGCCGCAGCCGGGCCTCTACCTCGTGCAGCGTGTCGATGCGATGCCGGGGCCGCTGGATCGAGCGGCCTTTGAGCGCGCCTGGCAGCAGCTTGCGGCGCGGCATGCGATATTACGAACCTCGTTTAGCTGGGAGCAGGAACCGCAGCCGCTTCAGGTGGTGCATACACACACGTCGTTACCGCTGGCGTATCAGGACTGGCGCGGCGTTCCTGCCGTCGAGCAGCAGGAGCGCCTGATGGCCTATCTTGACGCCGACCGCCAGCGCGGTATCGAGCTGAGGCAGCCGACTCCAATCCGTGTCTGCCTCGCACAGGTTGCGGACGATGCCTGGCAGGTGATCTTTAGCTTCAATTATATGTGTCTCGATGGATGGAGCCTGGGCCTGCTGCTGAATGAATTTTCAACGCTCTATGCCGCCTACGCCACACATCGGGAGGTCGAGCTCGCGCCGACGCAAGCGTACGCGGACTATATTGCCTGGGTGCAACAGCAGGATCTTCAAAAGGCCGAGCGATTCTGGAAAACAGCCTTGAGCGGCATGTGCCCCGCTCCGTCGCTGATCCAGTCCGTACCGGGGAATAGACCAGGCCAGGCGGAAGGCTTTACCCGGCAGCACCGCACGCTGCACGCCGACACAACCGACATGCTGCAAACGATCGCGCGGGCGCATCGGATCACCCTGAACACGCTCGTCCAGGCCGCGTGGGCGCTGCTCGTGAGCGACTATACCGGCGCAGAAGACGTTGTTTTTGGCGTGGTCGTCAGCGGTCGCCCCACCGAGCTGGCAGGCGCTGATGCGATTGTCGGCCCGACCTTAAATATCTTGCCGCTGCGGGTGCAGGTACCGCGAGCCAGCGCGTTACTGACGTTGCTCCAGCACCTTCGCGAGCATCACGTCACGATGAGCCAGTACGAGTACACGCCGATGCGCAAGCTGCGGGAGTGGCTGGAGCTTCCGCACGATGGGCTGCTCTTCGATAGCTACCTGATTTTCCAGAATCTGGGCGTTGTTCAAAATCCGACCCGCCTATTCTTTGCCCAGATGGAGTACCCCTTGAGGATCGACGTATTTCCGGGGCCTGCGATCGTGGTGAGTATGTCGTACCACCGGCCCTGTTTCGACGATGCCACGATCAGCCGGATGCTGCAACGCTTTCAGGCGCTCTTAGACGCCATCGCACGCGGGCCTGAGCAGCGGATCGAGGTGCTCCTGCGCTTTTAA